The DNA segment TCCAGCCCAGCTTCACGAGCAGCATCAGCCAGCGCTTTAACGCGGCCGTGGTACTTGAAGCCAGAGCGGTCGAAAGCCACTTGCGAGACGCCAGCGGCCTTAGCACGCGTAGCGACCAGCTGGCCAACCTTAGTGGCCGCGTCGATGTTGCCAGTGGCACCATCACGCAGTTCTTTATCCAAAGTCGAGGCGCTTGCCAGGACTTTGTTGCCGTCGGCCGAGATGACCTGGGCGTAGATGTGCTGCGACGAGCGGAACACGCAGAGACGCACGACTTCGAGTTCGTGCATTTTCAGGCGTGCTTTGCGAGCGCGACGCAGTCGAGTAACTTT comes from the Pseudomonas shahriarae genome and includes:
- the rplR gene encoding 50S ribosomal protein L18, whose protein sequence is MTDKKVTRLRRARKARLKMHELEVVRLCVFRSSQHIYAQVISADGNKVLASASTLDKELRDGATGNIDAATKVGQLVATRAKAAGVSQVAFDRSGFKYHGRVKALADAAREAGLEF